One Scomber scombrus chromosome 4, fScoSco1.1, whole genome shotgun sequence genomic region harbors:
- the fam81b gene encoding protein FAM81B produces the protein MWTGEAENQTTDLPIIGQPLYLLRQQPTSSMSHESKLKAHQYHSRPDVFEGGLSSQEKTLDVLLEQAFRIKEEAAASLWSTQGSFQAEVLFHKLLENHILTITRIVKQLSMDIQALEKQTAQRDFVTSATTLAVQNLDQKNIVGIGDLRGRVARCDASISKLSADVSFWERQVIRLQQEVTELRSAMDARLQELEVKFYHDLGRLEASLTEHSQGQRSSMSDLHRQVHLLEARISSDLKEAKERTDTLKKQTEQQLHSSVQTHAQSSQQLRTQLHDTMLQAESRLVERLHALEARVEQFETQWDKTDHRQADQLKRSETKLGKRMSSVENSLHRELQLLKQEYHKGFLSVHDAIESLRQIGDIKSCLDKEKLQKDIRLICSKVAELNES, from the exons atgtggactggagaagCCGAGAATCAAACCACCGATCTTCCAATTATTGGtcaaccgctctacctcctgaggcAACAGCCA acAAGCAGCATGTCACATGAGTCCAAGTTAAAGGCCCACCAGTATCACAGCAG GCCTGATGTCTTCGAGGGTGGTCTCAGTAGTCAGGAAAAGACGCTGGATGTGCTGCTTGAGCAGGCTTTCAGGATCAAAGAAGAGGCGGCTGCTAGCCTGTGGTCCACCCAAGGCTCCTTCCAGGCTGAGGTCCTTTTCCATAAGCTGCTGGAGAACCACATACTCACTATTACACGAATTGTCAAACAGCTCAGCATGGATATACAG GCACTGGAGAAACAGACCGCCCAGCGAGACTTTGTCACCTCTGCAACCACACTGGCTGTTCAAAACCTCGACCAGAAGAATATAGTTGGCATCGGAGACCTACGAGGAAGAGTAGCCAG GTGTGATGCCAGCATTTCCAAGCTGAGCGCTGATGTGAGCTTTTGGGAGCGGCAGGTGATTAGACTGCAGCAGGAGGTGACGGAGCTCCGGTCAGCAATGGATGCACGGCTTCAAGAGCTTGAAGTCAAA tTTTATCATGACCTGGGCAGACTGGAGGCGTCACTGACAGAGCATTCCCAGGGCCAAAGGAGCTCCATGTCTGATCTGCATAGACAAGTTCACCTCCTAGAAGCAAG gaTATCAAGTGACCTAAAGGAAGCCAAGGAGCGAACAGACACGCTGAAGAAGCAGACAGAGCAACAGCTCCACAGCTCTGTCCAGACACATGCACAGAGCAGCCAGCAGCTCCGCACCCAACTGCACGACACAATG TTACAGGCAGAGTCTAGATTAGTTGAGCGACTGCATGCTCTGGAGGCCCGTGTGGAGCAGTTTGAGACCCAGTGGGATAAAACCGACCACCGTCAGGCAGATCAGCTGAAACGCTCCGAAACCAAACTCGGTAAAAGAATGTCCTCAGTAGAGAACAGCCTCCATCGAgagctgcagctgctcaaacagGAATACCACAAAG GTTTCCTGTCTGTGCATGATGCCATTGAGTCCCTGAGGCAGATAGGCGACATCAAATCCTGCCTTGACAAGGAGAAGCTTCAGAAGGATATCAGGCTCATCTGCAGCAAGGTGGCAGAGCTTAATGAGTCGTGA
- the LOC133978850 gene encoding uncharacterized protein LOC133978850 codes for MSVKFSGWEVVDDGASFAGVELGASQTPQNRGVYSMYHGTSIASARIIIANGFKPSTGGMLGKGVYVSRDKKKAAHYPLRSNPSDRVVFEVRVRVGRVKRIDKDNHPMQLNWSTKGYNTAWVPPNCGMRSVPSGLEEDCVFDPKRVKVIGIANAPNATIKAELQQLLAKSSKKHRRGSGAAVDVCSLCKRKTQQGSTHIKQQCWSCGQNICILMSKHFCSIISNSVWNPRMSVQFYGWEVTYDDDSPLVELGASQEPKDRGVYTMYHGTSVANAQIIIANGFQQSSGGMLGKGVYVSRDKKKADRYPLKNLPSDRVSLELHVCVGRVKRIDKDNHPMQYTWSSQGYDTAWVPPNCGMKAVPSGLEEDCVFDPKRVKVVGIARAPDNVLKDLQQLVANSLKNPTGGDGGAASHGGGAVDVCSLCNRKTQQGSPHIKQSCWGCGQNICTLMTRHVCRVSN; via the exons ATGTCAGTGAAGTTCTCTGGCTGGGAGGTGGTTGATGATGGTGCTTCTTTTGCTGGTGTGGAGCTGGGGGCGTCGCAGACACCCCAAAACAGGGGTGTCTACAGTATGTACCATGGTACTAGTATTGCCAGTGCACGTATCATCATTGCCAATGGTTTTAAACCGTCAACAGGCGGCATGCTGGGAAAGGGCGTGTATGTCAGTCGTGATAAAAAAAAGGCGGCACATTATCCATTAAGAAGTAACCCTTCAGACCGTGTGGTCTTTGAGGTACGTGTGCGTGTTGGTCGCGTTAAGCGTATCGACAAGGACAACCATCCTATGCAGTTAAACTGGAGCACGAAGGGCTACAACACTGCCTGGGTGCCCCCCAACTGTGGCATGAGATCTGTGCCCAGCGGCCTAGAAGAGGATTGTGTGTTTGACCCCAAAAGAGTGAAAGTGATAGGCATCGCAAACGCACCAAACGCCACCATCAAGGCAGAGCTTCAACAACTCCTTGCAAAAAGTTCCAAAAAACACAGGAGAGGAAGCGGTGCTGCTGTGGATGTGTGTTCTCTGTGTAAGAGAAAGACCCAGCAGGGCTCTACACACATCAAGCAACAGTGCTGGAGCTGTGGGCAAAACATCTGCATTCTCATGTCCAAGCATTTCTGTTCC ATTATTAGCAACAGCGTCTGGAACCCAAG GATGTCAGTGCAGTTCTATGGCTGGGAGGTGACCTATGACGATGACTCTCCTCTTGTGGAGCTGGGAGCCTCTCAGGAGCCCAAAGACCGGGGTGTCTACACTATGTACCATGGCACCAGCGTGGCCAACGCACAGATCATAATTGCCAACGGCTTTCAACAGTCATCAGGAGGCATGCTGGGGAAGGGCGTGTATGTCAGTCGTGATAAGAAAAAGGCAGACCgttatcctttaaaaaatctCCCTTCTGACCGTGTGAGCCTTgagttgcatgtgtgtgttggccGTGTCAAGCGTATTGACAAGGACAACCATCCAATGCAGTACACCTGGAGCTCGCAGGGCTATGACACTGCTTGGGTACCCCCCAACTGTGGCATGAAAGCTGTGCCCAGCGGTCTAGAAGAGGATTGTGTGTTTGACCCTAAAAGAGTGAAAGTGGTAGGCATTGCAAGGGCACCAGACAATGTACTGAAAGACCTTCAACAGCTTGTAGCTAATAGTCTCAAAAATCCCACTGGAGGAGATGGGGGTGCAGCATCACATGGTGGCGGTGCTGTGGATGTGTGCTCACTGTGCAACAGAAAGACCCAGCAGGGTTCCCCACACATCAAGCAATCGTGCTGGGGCTGTGGGCAAAACATTTGCACTCTCATGACCAGGCATGTCTGTCGAGTTAGCAACTGA